A portion of the bacterium genome contains these proteins:
- a CDS encoding site-2 protease family protein, translating into MPAMSLFSSLFRKKPTRNLRRELEAFTIASAQLAPRLAPYIEILQKHYDARLIHYTGELVGEPKKAIRGIIETCDSLGYTARVSGTADTAAMKIGTKRSGRGFNRRTQLVFAVLTVLTVLWAGGMHAGVDILEHPELWYLGLPFAVSLLGILLAHEFGHYIAARRHGVSATLPLLLPVPNPLLGTAGAVIRMRSPVPDRRALFDIGIAGPLAGVVAAIIVTIIGLTLSEVVKLDPRTAVPLYWPEFELTYGQPGLITMRFFDEPTASMLVNMPPLFKLLQLAVVGTLAPDEVLLLHPVAFAGWLGFLVTALNLVPVGQLDGGHIVFAGLRRAYKPLGSLMVVALLFFAFFWPGWLVWIGVLFFVARKRPAPLDDVTPLGRGRTLGAVGAILLFLLCLTPVPLPGF; encoded by the coding sequence ATGCCTGCGATGAGCCTCTTCTCATCCCTCTTCCGTAAGAAACCGACGCGTAACCTCCGGCGCGAGCTGGAGGCCTTTACGATTGCCTCCGCCCAACTCGCCCCCCGTTTGGCCCCGTACATCGAGATTCTCCAAAAGCACTACGACGCCCGTCTTATCCACTACACCGGCGAGCTCGTCGGAGAACCGAAAAAGGCGATTCGGGGAATCATAGAAACGTGCGATTCCCTGGGTTACACGGCGCGGGTCTCCGGCACGGCCGACACCGCCGCCATGAAAATCGGGACCAAGCGCAGCGGTCGCGGCTTCAACCGGCGGACGCAGCTCGTCTTCGCCGTTCTGACGGTCCTGACGGTGCTCTGGGCCGGCGGGATGCACGCCGGGGTGGACATCCTCGAGCATCCGGAGCTGTGGTATCTGGGGCTCCCCTTCGCCGTCTCCCTCCTCGGCATTCTCCTGGCCCACGAGTTTGGACACTACATCGCCGCCCGGCGCCACGGGGTCAGCGCCACGTTACCTTTACTTTTACCCGTGCCGAATCCGCTCCTCGGTACGGCGGGGGCGGTCATCCGCATGCGCTCGCCGGTGCCCGACCGCCGGGCCCTCTTCGACATCGGAATCGCCGGACCGCTGGCCGGGGTCGTCGCGGCGATCATTGTCACCATCATCGGCCTGACCCTGTCCGAGGTGGTAAAGCTGGACCCCCGGACGGCGGTACCGCTCTACTGGCCCGAGTTCGAGCTGACCTACGGCCAGCCGGGGCTGATCACCATGCGCTTCTTCGACGAGCCCACGGCGTCCATGTTGGTAAACATGCCGCCCCTCTTTAAGCTACTCCAGCTCGCCGTAGTGGGTACGTTGGCCCCGGACGAGGTCCTCCTCCTGCACCCGGTGGCCTTCGCCGGCTGGCTGGGGTTCCTCGTGACCGCGCTCAACCTGGTCCCCGTGGGGCAGTTGGATGGCGGCCACATCGTCTTCGCCGGCCTGCGCAGGGCGTACAAGCCGCTGGGGAGTCTGATGGTGGTCGCCCTGTTGTTCTTCGCCTTCTTCTGGCCCGGGTGGCTGGTGTGGATCGGGGTCCTCTTCTTCGTCGCCCGGAAGAGGCCCGCGCCCCTGGACGACGTCACGCCGCTGGGCCGGGGCCGCACGCTGGGCGCCGTCGGGGCGATTCTGCTCTTCCTGCTCTGCCTGACTCCGGTGCCCCTGCCGGGATTCTAG